GATACTTTCATTGTCAGAAACGAAAAAAATCAGAAAATCAAATTAAGGCTTATTTGGATAGATACTCCTGAAAAATTTTCATCAAAGAAACTCGAAAAAGACGCATGGATGTGCGGAGTTGGTAAAAATAGGATGATCCGTTTAGGCAAGATGGCTACAAGTTATGCTAAAAAATATTTTGAGAACAGTAAAAATGTTGAAGTGGATTATTATGGAAAAGGTTACTATGGTCGCAGTTTAGCTGTAGTTTATAGACGAGGAGCTACACAACCCTATAATTTTGATGTAATTGCTGATGGTTATGCCTGCGTTTACAGAAAAGCTAGATATCCACAAGTTCTTGACGAATTGCTTGAAAAAGCGAAAAAAGAACGAAGAGGACTATGGAGTGTGGATTACGAAGTAATGAATTGTTTATGTAGATAAAAAAAAGGGGGGGATAAAAATGAATAAAGCTAAATTGATACTGTCATTATTGATATTAGTTTTCACAATTAGTTGCACACAGACTCAAAAAAAGAAACTAAAAGATTTCAAAGCTGAAACCATTGGAATAAAGAGAGAAATTATACTTTTTGCAGATAACGGCCAGGTTATAAAAAGATGGGAAGGGAGATTCAATATAGAAAGAAAAGGTAGCAGTCTTTATTTTATTGATGAAAATGGTAAATCGGTGATCATTAATGGTACATACATTGTTCAGGAAAAATAGGCAATGTCATTAATTCCTTATAATGTACCATATATCCTGATATGAGAGGTAAAGTGTTTAAATTGAAATGTCAAAATTTCTACGTTAAAATGAAAACAATTGGTAATAAAACTGATGTAAGTGAGGATCGATTGCATCTGCATGTACTTAGACATACAAAAGCTATTGAACTCATAAATGTTGGGATACCGTTAAACCATATTCAGTATTATTTAGGGCATGCGATTGTTTTAAACACTTCAATATGTCTATCAGTTACAGGTAAAGAGTTAGAACAGGTTATAGAAGAAAAGGGTTTAATATAAGCAGAAGTTTAAAATACGTAGTGTTGCCTTGAGGAGATTTAAAAATAAGGAAAAAATTATATTAAGGAGATAAGGAATATGAAAAGTAATAGCGATGAATTGAAGGAAAAACTCAAAGAAAAACTCAGAGAAATTTTTCAATTTGAAAACAAAAACTTAGATTTTGGTATCTATCGAATAATGAATTACAAGCGTGAAGAAATTGAGGGATTTATTAAGGATGATTTAATAAAGGAAATTAAAGAGCAGTTGGCTTTACTAAATGAAGTGGAAAGAAGGAAAATTGAGGAAAATCTGAAAGAAATTTTATCAAAAAGCGGTGTTAAAAAATACCTTGAAGCATTACAAAAAGGTGATGAAGAAAGAACAAAGATTTATAGAGAAGACTTTGCTAAGGACATAGAGGAATATGAAAGATTGGAGAAGCAATTAGAAGAAATCAGAATTTCAGAAGATTTAGAAAAAGCCATTTATAATCATTTGATCAACTTCTTTTCTCGTTATTATGACGATGGGGATTTTATAAGCAAAAGAAGGTATGGGAAGAATGAAAAATATTGTATTCCATATAATGGTGAAGAAGTTTTTCTTTACTGGGTTAATAAAGATCAGTATTACATAAAAACTACTGAATATTTTAAAAAATATACTTTTTATTTAGACAGTCTTATTGGTAAATTAAAAGTTAACTTCAGGGTTGTAGAAGCAGAAGAGGAAAAAGGTAATGTTAAAGCACAAGAGAAAAAGTTTTTCGTTTTGAATGATAAAATTTTTGATTATGACGGGAAAAAGAAAGAGTTGAATATTTATTTTGAATATAGGGGTTTAACAGAAGAGGAAGAAAAGAAATACAAGCATGGAAACACAGTATCGCAGGACAAAGCCAACGAGGAAACGATAAGAATTTTACAGGAAAAAATTCCTGAAAATAGCTTGGCAAGTTTAATATTTGAAAAAGAAAGAGAAAAAACCATAATTGAAAAACAGCTTTACAGATACACAAGAAGAAATACCACCGACTATTTCATTCATAAGGATTTGAAAGGATTTTTGGAAAGGGAGTTAGATTTCTACATAAAGAACGAATTTTTGAATTTGGAAGATCTGAGAGTTTTGGAAGAAAGTGGGTATTTTGATAAGTTAAGACTTTATCTTATCGGAGTTAGAGCATTTAGGAATATTGCTTTAAAAATAATTGAGTTTTTAGCACAGATTGAAAATTTCCAGAAGAAAATTTGGGAGAAAAAGAAGTTTGTTATTGATACGCATTATGTAATTACTCTGGACAAAATAAAAGAGTATGCAGGAGAAGAGTTTTTAGAAAATATTCTGGACGAAATTTTGTGTAATGAGAAGCAATTGGAAGAATGGAAAGAGTTGTTTGAAATTGAGGTTAAAGATAAGAAAGATTTAATTGTTAATAATACTTTACAAGGAAAAGAATGGAAGAAATTGCCAATAGATACAAAATATTTTGATGAAGAATTTAAGTGGAAGTTATTAGTTGCTTTGAGTGAAAAGAATGATTTAGATGAGATTTTAGATGGGGTTTTGATTAAGTCTGAGAATTTTCAGGCTTTGAATTTACTTTTGAATAAGTATTATAAGAAAGTGCAGACTATATATATTGACCCGCCGTATAATACTGGAAATGATGATTTTTTATATAAAGATAAATATAAACATTCTTCGTGGATCACATTAATGTCCAACAGATTGGACTTATCAAAATATTTTATAAAAGAAGAAGGAAGTATTTTTACAAGCATTGATGATACTGAAGATGCTTACTTAAAACTTCTTTTTAATTCAATTTTTGGTGAGAGAAATTTTTTAAATTCCATTGCATATGAACGTTCAAGTGTTTCGGGATTAGGTCAAGGAAGCACATTTCTAGTTAATACTCACGAAACGATCTTAAGCTATTCAAAAAATAAAATTAAATTAAAAACTTATGATCTAAACGGTGAATATCCTTTCAGATATGAAGATATGAAAAGATATAATAAAATATTAGTAGATGAAGGGATGAAAAATGAATTAATGAGGTTTCAAGCCCCATCTACAGGTGAGGATGTTATTATATATGAACATAAAAATCCTACAATAGAAACAATATCATTAGCTTCTTATGAAAAGAGAATGAAAGAAATAGAAAGTATTTACATCGATAATTTTAATAGAATTTTCAGGTTAACTATAGTTCAAAAAGAAAATAGATTCCAAAGAAAATTAATGGAAATTTGCAAAAAGGGTTTTTTTTCTGTCGAATATCTAGTATCTAGAGGAAAGAATAAAGGAAAAAGAGTTAAAATATTTCTTTATAATGGTCAAGTTTTAGCATGGTTAAAAGATACCGCAAAAATAGAAAATAATAAAATTATTAAAACAAACAAATTATCTGATTTTTGGCCTCATTCGTTTATTCCCAAAGCAGACTTATCTAATGAAGGAAAAGTTACGTTGAATAGGGGTAAAAAACCAGAGGCTTTATTAAAACTTATAATATTAGCTTCATCTAATGAAAGTAATATAGTATTAGATTTTTTCTTAGGAAGTGCAACAACAACAGCAGTAGCTCACAAATTGAAAAGAAAATGGATAGGAATAGAAATAGAGAAATATTTTGAGAATTTGGCGTTAAAAAGAATGAAATATGTTTTAAATGGTGAACAAACAGGTATCTCAAAAGAAGTAAACTGGCGAGGTGGTGGTTTTTTCAAATACCACACTTTAGAGCAATACGAAGATGCTTTAGAAAACATTGAGTTTGAAGAAACAAATAAATTAATGTTTGAACTTCCTGATTATTTTGTTAAATACATGCTTGAATGGGAGACAAAAAACAGCAATACTTTTTTAAATCTTGAAAAATTGAAAAATCCTTTTAATTATAGATTAAAAATAATGGAAGATTATCAGCAAAAAGAAGTTAAAACTGATGTAATAGAAACCTTCAATTATTTACTTGGCTTACATGTTAGCAAATACAGAATTTTAGAAGATAATGATAGAAAATACGTTTTTGTCTTTGGTGAAAAAGAAGGTAAGAGAATTGCTATTGTTTGGAGAAGTATAGAGGATATTGATTTTGAAAAGGATAAGGAAGTTATTGAAGAAAACATAAAAGACTTTGAACCAGACGAGACTTATATAAATGGAGAGGCATTGGTTAAAAACTTTAGGCATATAGAGCCTTTATTTAAATCTTCAATGTTTGAGAAGGTGGAGTAAAATGAAGTTAGAAAAGCATCTGGTTTTAAACAAATATTTACTCAATCTTTTCGGTTTTAATGAATTTAATGAATTAAGAGAGAAGCTAAAAGATACAGAAGAAGGTTATGATTCCATGGGAAGGAGTTGCTTTGTTGATGTTTTAATTGGACTAAAACCAGAATGGGAAGATTTGTTTTTAAGATATGATGAAGCAATAAGAGAGTATGTAGAAAGATTAAGACAGAACAGAAAACAGCCGAACTTCAATCTTAAATACTTCCAGTATTTAGCGGTTTTATTCCCAGAAATGTTTTTAGATAGATATTACAACGATAGACAGAGGTTTTTAAATGAATTAAACGAATTTTTAAAAGAGTTTAACATAGAAAACGGAATAAAAATAACTTCTTTCACAGAACAAGACCTTAAAAAACTCGCCTTCTGGATGGCAACTGGAAGCGGAAAAACTCTTATAATGCATATAAATTACTGGCAGATTATGAAGTATTCTAAAAATAACTGGGACAACATAATTCTGATTACTCCAAACGAAGGATTATCAAAACAGCATTATGAAGAATTAAAGTCAAGTGGTATTCCATGCAAATTATATGATGGAAACATTGATAATTTAAAAACAAGAAATGGAGAAGTTTTAATTATTGATATCCACAAACTTACAGAGGAAAAGAAAGGAGAAGGGGTAAGCATAGATATTTCCTATTTTGATGGGAAAAATTTGGTTTTCATAGATGAAGGACATAAAGGACAAAAATCAGAAGAACGGAAATGGAAAAGGTTAAGAGAGGAAATAGGTAAAGACGGATTTTTATTTGAATACTCGGCAACCTTTGGACAGGTTATAGGAAAGAATAAGGATTTGCTTGAAGAATATGCCAAAGCAATAATCTTCGATTACTCCTATAAGTACTTCTATACAGATGGATACGGCAAGGATTTTTATGTTTATAACATACAATCACAAAAAAAAGAAAATAAAGAATACTATTCAGAAGAACAGCAAAATTTACTGCTTACAGCGGGATTACTATCTTTTTATGAGCAATTAACTATTTTTGAAAATAATAAAGAAAAATTAAGAGAATACAATATTGAAAAACCTTTATGGATTTTTGTTGGGAGTAAAGTTTCAGGGAAAGGTTTAGATTCTGATGTAGTAAGAGTAATTCAATTTTTAGAAAAAACAACAAGAGATGAAAAATATCTAAACGATAATGTTAAAAAGATATTAAAAGGAGAATCGGGACTTATTGACAATGAAGGAAATGATATTTTTAATGGAAAATTTGAATATATAAGAAAACTTCCATTTGAAAAAATTACAGAAGGTATCTATCAGAAAATATTTGGTGGAAAAGGAAAAATTGAAATTTACGAGATAAAAAATGCTGAAGGTGAAATAGGGCTTAAAACTTCTACAGCAGAAAAATATTTTAGTGTTATTAATGTGGGTGATGTGGGCAGTCTTTTGTTTTATTTTAAACCGGAAAAAGTAAGAGAAAAAATAGAGAAGTTAAAGAAAGACAAGAAAAAGAACGAAGAAAAGAAGAACAAAGAAATTAATGAATTAAATGAAATTTTAAATTATATTGAAAAGCATGATAATTTAATTCCTAAAGAAGATCATTTTAGTCAATCGTTATTTTTTGGAATAAATGAAAGTGATTCTCACATAAACATTCTAATTGGCTCTAAAAAGTTTATTGAAGGATGGAACTCTTGGCGTGTATCAAATATGGGATTGATTAACATGGGAAAAAGCGAAGGATCACAAATTATCCAACTCTTTGGAAGAGGAGTAAGGCTAAAAGGTAAAGAGTATTCTTTAAAGAGGGCGGAAAATCCTGACTATAAATTAAAAGCACTGCAAACACTTTTCATTTTTGGTTTAAATGCAGATTATATAAATGCATTCCTCGCAACGCTAGAGAAAGAAGAAGTAGATTATGAGGAAATAACCATTCCGATCAAATTTAACATGTCTGAAAGATGGGAAGGAAAGATTTATACGATAAAAACAAAAGATGACTTTAATTTTCTCAATCATCCTTTGAAACTTACTATAGATGAAAATATCTTGAGAGATATTAATATTAACCTTAGACCAAAAATTACCATAACACGTGGTTTGAGTGTTGGTACTGCTGATTCGGTAATAGATGATTCACTAACAATACCACAAGAGTATTTTGAGATTGTTGACTGGGATTCTTTTTATTCTGAAATTATAAATTATAAAATTACAAAAGGAATGTTTAATTTGATTATTGATCGAGAGATTATAAAGCAAATAGTAAAATCAGGAAAATATAAAATATTTTTACATGAAGCAGCGGGAATAAGTGTTGAGAATAATAATGGAAAACCTGTTTTGAAAATTCGCTCATTTGAAGGTATAAAAAAATTCCACGAAATTATTTTAATGGCTTTGAAAGATTACATTTTCAAATTTTATAGGAAAGAAGAGAAAAGAAAAACTATGGACTATTTGGAAGTTGAACCATTAACAATAAATGAGCATTCTTTCATGTATCCTGAAAATAAAGAGGTCATACTCAAAATTCCGAAAAAATTAGCAAGCGATATTGAAGAGGTTATAAAACAACTTGAAGAATACGATTCAAATAATGATGAGTTGCCAGAGATATGGAAAAAGTGGGATTCTTTTATTGTTCATCTTAATAACCATTTATACACTCCGCTAATAATATGGAAGAAAAATAAGGAAGAAACAAAATCAATTCCTGTTAAGTTGAATAAAGGAGAAACAAAGTTTGTAACGGAATTAAGAGTGTTTTTAAACAGAAATAAAGAATTACTTAAAGAATATGATATATTTTTGCTTAGAAATCTCTCCAGAAAAGGGATAGGATTTTTCTTTAGCTCTGGCTTCTATCCCGATTTTATTATTTGGGTTAAAAATGAGAGCAAGCAGAATGTTATTTTCATTGATCCAAAAGGTTTGCAGACCAGTGGTGTTAGAAATTTCTATCATGATAAAATTCAGTTCTGTGTTTCTTACATTAAAAAAATAGAAAGTAAAGTAAACAAGGCATTGAAGAATAAAAATGAAAAAATTAACTTACAGTTGGATGCTTTTATCCTTTCTGTATCCTCTTATGATGATGTTAAAACAACCTTTGGCGATGGTAAGAATTCCAAAGACGAATTTGAAGCACATAACATTATATTTGAAGAAGACACCAAGTATATTAGAAAAATCTTTGAAAAAGTAGGAGTGATCGCAAATAACTAAAAATTTTGGCGGCGTGAGAACTCTTCGAAAGCTTTCGCTTTGTTCGAATTTGCTATCAGGTGTAGATGTGACTTTGCCTTCTGCTACGTCCAAATTTCGCTTTACAGCGAAACTTTACATATCCCCAAAACATTAGGCGAAATAATTTGGGGCTATTAAAATGGTAATATTTTAATATGGCAAAAAATTTCAAGAATATAGATATAGTGGTGAGGATGCATTGGAAAAAGAAATTGTAGATAATTCACAGTTATTTTTTGGAAAACATACAATATACATTGATGTAAAAAGGAAGATAGAGTTTAAAGCATTAGGAGGAACAATACCAGATGGGTTCCTATTTGATTTCTCTAATAAAGAAGAACCCGAGTTTTATATAGTAGAAGTGGAATTTAAAAACCACGACTTTTATAAACACATTTTTCCGCAAATAACCAAATTTTTTGCATTTTTTAAAAATAGAAAGAGTCAATCAGAGTTGGTTGAAAAAATATTTTCAATTGTAAATACAGATATAAAATTAAAGAAAGAGTTCAAAAAATATTTAGGAGAAAAAGAAATTTATAAGTCAATCAAAGATACCATTGATAGCAGCCAAAACATTTTATTGATTATAGATGATAATAAAGATGAACTCCTAGAAATAATGGAAACATATTCCAATACATGGGGTAAGATGGTAAAATTTTTGATTTTAAAAAAATTTGTTAATAATAATGAATTCATTTATGTTATTGAGCCAGACTTTGAAAATATTGAATATGGATTTGCAGAATCAGTTGATAAAGCTGAACGTGAAGAACTTGAGTATACTGAAGAGTTTCATTTAGAAGGTATTAATGATAATTCAAAGCGGCTTATTTTAAGATCAAAGAAGAACTATTAAAAATTAACAAAGATTTAGTTTTTAATCCCCAAAAATATTATATTTCAATTATTTATAATAAGAATATAGCGTTTTTTATATTCAGAAAGAAGAAAATAAGGTTAATAGTTATGTTACCTGGAGATGATGTTAGACTAAAAATAAAAAATCACAATATAAAACATCTTTCTGAAAGTGTTCAAAAATTTTATAATGGACCTAGTTGTGAAATTATTATAGATAATAAAGAAAATTTGGACGAGATTATTAATCTTTTTAAATATCTTATAAGTGAAAATAAAAATGACTTCGTCTAACAAGCGGGTATCTGGTTTCGGCACTTCGTGTCTTCGCCCAAATTCGCCCATCGGGTGAACTTCAGATACCCGCGGAACGTTAGTGAAGTTTGGAAATTTTTTAAATATTCTTGCGTGCA
The sequence above is drawn from the Deferribacter autotrophicus genome and encodes:
- a CDS encoding thermonuclease family protein, with the protein product MKKILFIFLLNLFLLTNVFAGELARIEKISDGDTFIVRNEKNQKIKLRLIWIDTPEKFSSKKLEKDAWMCGVGKNRMIRLGKMATSYAKKYFENSKNVEVDYYGKGYYGRSLAVVYRRGATQPYNFDVIADGYACVYRKARYPQVLDELLEKAKKERRGLWSVDYEVMNCLCR
- a CDS encoding tyrosine-type recombinase/integrase gives rise to the protein MRGKVFKLKCQNFYVKMKTIGNKTDVSEDRLHLHVLRHTKAIELINVGIPLNHIQYYLGHAIVLNTSICLSVTGKELEQVIEEKGLI
- a CDS encoding site-specific DNA-methyltransferase, with the translated sequence MKSNSDELKEKLKEKLREIFQFENKNLDFGIYRIMNYKREEIEGFIKDDLIKEIKEQLALLNEVERRKIEENLKEILSKSGVKKYLEALQKGDEERTKIYREDFAKDIEEYERLEKQLEEIRISEDLEKAIYNHLINFFSRYYDDGDFISKRRYGKNEKYCIPYNGEEVFLYWVNKDQYYIKTTEYFKKYTFYLDSLIGKLKVNFRVVEAEEEKGNVKAQEKKFFVLNDKIFDYDGKKKELNIYFEYRGLTEEEEKKYKHGNTVSQDKANEETIRILQEKIPENSLASLIFEKEREKTIIEKQLYRYTRRNTTDYFIHKDLKGFLERELDFYIKNEFLNLEDLRVLEESGYFDKLRLYLIGVRAFRNIALKIIEFLAQIENFQKKIWEKKKFVIDTHYVITLDKIKEYAGEEFLENILDEILCNEKQLEEWKELFEIEVKDKKDLIVNNTLQGKEWKKLPIDTKYFDEEFKWKLLVALSEKNDLDEILDGVLIKSENFQALNLLLNKYYKKVQTIYIDPPYNTGNDDFLYKDKYKHSSWITLMSNRLDLSKYFIKEEGSIFTSIDDTEDAYLKLLFNSIFGERNFLNSIAYERSSVSGLGQGSTFLVNTHETILSYSKNKIKLKTYDLNGEYPFRYEDMKRYNKILVDEGMKNELMRFQAPSTGEDVIIYEHKNPTIETISLASYEKRMKEIESIYIDNFNRIFRLTIVQKENRFQRKLMEICKKGFFSVEYLVSRGKNKGKRVKIFLYNGQVLAWLKDTAKIENNKIIKTNKLSDFWPHSFIPKADLSNEGKVTLNRGKKPEALLKLIILASSNESNIVLDFFLGSATTTAVAHKLKRKWIGIEIEKYFENLALKRMKYVLNGEQTGISKEVNWRGGGFFKYHTLEQYEDALENIEFEETNKLMFELPDYFVKYMLEWETKNSNTFLNLEKLKNPFNYRLKIMEDYQQKEVKTDVIETFNYLLGLHVSKYRILEDNDRKYVFVFGEKEGKRIAIVWRSIEDIDFEKDKEVIEENIKDFEPDETYINGEALVKNFRHIEPLFKSSMFEKVE
- a CDS encoding DEAD/DEAH box helicase family protein; translated protein: MKLEKHLVLNKYLLNLFGFNEFNELREKLKDTEEGYDSMGRSCFVDVLIGLKPEWEDLFLRYDEAIREYVERLRQNRKQPNFNLKYFQYLAVLFPEMFLDRYYNDRQRFLNELNEFLKEFNIENGIKITSFTEQDLKKLAFWMATGSGKTLIMHINYWQIMKYSKNNWDNIILITPNEGLSKQHYEELKSSGIPCKLYDGNIDNLKTRNGEVLIIDIHKLTEEKKGEGVSIDISYFDGKNLVFIDEGHKGQKSEERKWKRLREEIGKDGFLFEYSATFGQVIGKNKDLLEEYAKAIIFDYSYKYFYTDGYGKDFYVYNIQSQKKENKEYYSEEQQNLLLTAGLLSFYEQLTIFENNKEKLREYNIEKPLWIFVGSKVSGKGLDSDVVRVIQFLEKTTRDEKYLNDNVKKILKGESGLIDNEGNDIFNGKFEYIRKLPFEKITEGIYQKIFGGKGKIEIYEIKNAEGEIGLKTSTAEKYFSVINVGDVGSLLFYFKPEKVREKIEKLKKDKKKNEEKKNKEINELNEILNYIEKHDNLIPKEDHFSQSLFFGINESDSHINILIGSKKFIEGWNSWRVSNMGLINMGKSEGSQIIQLFGRGVRLKGKEYSLKRAENPDYKLKALQTLFIFGLNADYINAFLATLEKEEVDYEEITIPIKFNMSERWEGKIYTIKTKDDFNFLNHPLKLTIDENILRDININLRPKITITRGLSVGTADSVIDDSLTIPQEYFEIVDWDSFYSEIINYKITKGMFNLIIDREIIKQIVKSGKYKIFLHEAAGISVENNNGKPVLKIRSFEGIKKFHEIILMALKDYIFKFYRKEEKRKTMDYLEVEPLTINEHSFMYPENKEVILKIPKKLASDIEEVIKQLEEYDSNNDELPEIWKKWDSFIVHLNNHLYTPLIIWKKNKEETKSIPVKLNKGETKFVTELRVFLNRNKELLKEYDIFLLRNLSRKGIGFFFSSGFYPDFIIWVKNESKQNVIFIDPKGLQTSGVRNFYHDKIQFCVSYIKKIESKVNKALKNKNEKINLQLDAFILSVSSYDDVKTTFGDGKNSKDEFEAHNIIFEEDTKYIRKIFEKVGVIANN